In Mytilus edulis chromosome 7, xbMytEdul2.2, whole genome shotgun sequence, a single genomic region encodes these proteins:
- the LOC139483492 gene encoding zinc finger MYM-type protein 1-like translates to MDKFVVRSKRKKDEEESQNCQTRTAIDDSGESSKTEASTTSNASLCTQHHPPYPDIGSLQHQKTIPDNKKIAILTQSWTESHSFKFPARLFRKKNRRFQTTWLKDFHWMWYSTSTDSVFCAYCVLFTSVDAKEKSFSASAITDWKNLLSLARFHENLSQHRGSLIAGEDFLRVKKDKGDSVASMISSSHKKVAADNRYGLMKIFEVILLCGRQNIPIRGHVEERSNFIAILHEIARSDDKLSDWLAFRAGSRTTYLSPEIQNEIINIVGQQVQDSIINACREAKYFAIIADECTDVSTKEQLSLCVRFLDKKNDIIRIREEFIGFKHAKSVKGVAISNTIVEFLEHVNLDIRNLRAQCYDGAANMSGKYNGVQAKILEQSPEASYIHCKAHQLNLALVHSSKELCVRNMISTVQEIAFKFDYSAKSLTAFTEELSENENVQDQLERRSKLRTLCETRWSSRADSLYTFRTAFEVVVYALNSLKDDNDDKAAQSMNAILRFEFIISLVVAEHILSATVALTNYLQKTDIDLIESLTEAKIVIQRLSDERGDDTVWESLFTRATYIAAEHDIQPSVPRVAGRQRHRANHPILEPSDYWRVSLY, encoded by the exons atgGATAAATTTGTTGTTCGTTCGAAACGAAAGAAAGATGAAGAAGAGAGTCAAAATTGTCAGACTAGGACTGCAATTGACGATAGTGGAGAATCATCTAAGACGGAAGCTTCTACGACAAGTAATGCATCGTTATGTACACAACACCATCCCCCTTACCCAGATATCGGATCTTTACAACACCAAAAAACAATACCTGACAACAAGAAGATTGCTATCTTAACACAATCATGGACGGAGAGTCACAGCTTTAAATTTCCCGCACG TTTATTTAGAAAGAAGAACAGAAGATTCCAAACAACTTGGCTCAAAGATTTCCACTGGATGTGGTACTCTACATCAACAGACTCCGTTTTCTGTGCATATTGTGTCCTTTTTACAAGTGTAGATGCTAAGGAGAAATCGTTCTCAGCTTCGGCGATAACAGATTGGAAGAATCTGCTATCCCTGGCCAGGTTTCATGAAAATCTGTCCCAACACAGAGGTTCTTTAATAGCTGGAGAAGATTTCCTTCGCGTGAAGAAGGACAAGGGCGATTCCGTCGCGAGCATGATATCGTCAAGTCATAAGAAGGTCGCTGCCGATAACAGATATGGTTTAATGAAAATTTTCGAAGTCATACTTCTATGTGGACGACAAAACATACCAATAAGAGGTCATGTAGAGGAAAGAAGCAACTTTATTGCTATTCTACACGAAATAGCTAGAAGTGATGACAAGCTCTCGGACTGGCTGGCGTTTCGCGCAGGAAGTCGGACGACATACTTGTCGCCTGAAATCCAGAATGAGATAATTAACATTGTGGGGCAACAGGTGCAGGATAGCATTATCAACGCCTGTCGTGAGGCTAAATACTTCGCTATTATTGCTGACGAATGCACGGATGTTTCTACGAAAGAGCAATTGTCTTTGTGTGTTAGGTTCTTAGATAAGAAAAACGATATCATCAGAATACGAGAAGAATTTATTGGTTTTAAACATGCCAAAAGTGTAAAAGGTGTTGCCATTTCTAATACGATCGTTGAGTTTCTTGAACATGTAAACCTTGATATAAGGAATCTCCGTGCCCAGTGTTATGACGGCGCCGCGAATATGTCCGGCAAGTATAATGGTGTGCAGGCAAAAATACTAGAGCAATCACCAGAAGCTTCCTACATCCACTGCAAGGCACACCAACTAAATCTTGCACTCGTTCATAGTAGTAAGGAACTTTGTGTTAGAAACATGATATCGACTGTACAGGAAATTGCATTCAAATTTGATTATTCGGCTAAAAGCTTGACTGCTTTCACTGAAGAACTGTCAGAAAATGAAAACGTTCAAGACCAACTAGAACGCCGATCAAAGTTGAGAACACTGTGTGAAACTCGCTGGTCAAGCCGGGCAGATTCGCTGTATACATTTCGAACAGCATTTGAAGTTGTTGTCTATGCCCTGAATTCACTTAAAGACGACAACGATGACAAAGCAGCACAGAGTATGAATGCGATACTTCGATTTGAATTTATTATAAGTCTTGTTGTTGCTGAACACATATTGAGCGCAACAGTCGCCTTGACAAATTACTTGCAGAAAACCGATATTGATTTGATTGAATCTTTGACAGAGGCTAAAATTGTAATTCAAAGGCTTTCCGATGAAAGAGGTGATGATACAGTTTGGGAGTCCTTGTTTACAAGAGCAACATATATTGCAGCAGAACACGACATCCAGCCATCAGTTCCGCGTGTCGCTGGACGTCAACGACACAGAGCTAACCACCCAATTCTGGAGCCGTCAGACTATTGGAGAGTTTCGTTATACTAA